One genomic region from candidate division WOR-3 bacterium encodes:
- a CDS encoding RsmE family RNA methyltransferase, which translates to MRLNYFIGQFDFSKKEIEIEEKEILHKIKNVLRLKVKDKILLGDGNMNEVIVEISKIENRKISGNIVEKRKNNLEPQKEVNLFCALLKKDKFELLCQKVTEIGTRRIFPIISKRSLRLNLNFERLKKIIKEASQQSFRGYLPELNEPIEFQEAILKCKKGDLNLIFDKNGNKIDNKIFKGKNKINIFIGPVGGWEKEEIDFAKENGFLILNLGKLNLRAETAAIIAAFLSINL; encoded by the coding sequence AAAAAAGAAATTGAAATAGAAGAAAAAGAGATTCTTCATAAAATAAAGAATGTATTAAGACTGAAAGTAAAGGATAAAATCTTATTGGGCGATGGAAATATGAACGAGGTAATAGTAGAAATTTCAAAAATAGAAAACAGAAAAATTTCGGGGAATATAGTAGAAAAAAGAAAAAATAATTTAGAACCTCAAAAAGAGGTTAATTTATTCTGCGCTCTTTTAAAAAAGGATAAATTCGAACTCCTTTGCCAAAAAGTAACTGAAATTGGTACCAGAAGAATTTTCCCAATCATTTCTAAAAGGTCGCTAAGATTAAATTTAAATTTTGAAAGATTAAAAAAAATTATTAAAGAAGCCTCGCAACAGTCATTTAGAGGATATCTCCCGGAATTGAACGAACCAATAGAATTCCAAGAAGCTATTTTAAAATGCAAAAAAGGAGATTTAAATTTAATTTTTGATAAAAATGGAAATAAAATTGATAATAAAATTTTCAAAGGAAAAAATAAAATTAATATTTTTATTGGACCAGTTGGCGGATGGGAAAAAGAAGAAATAGATTTTGCAAAAGAAAATGGCTTTTTAATTTTAAATTTAGGAAAGTTAAATTTAAGAGCTGAAACAGCTGCAATTATAGCTGCCTTTCTCTCTATTAATCTATAA
- the leuS gene encoding leucine--tRNA ligase gives MYPFKEIEEKWRKKWEELELFKTPTLPKNKYYIMEMWPYTSGNIHMGHFRNYCFGDLRWRWEKMKKKDLLHPFGWDAFGLPAEEAAIKRNISPKKWTYDNIETAKRTIKKIGLSYDWEREIATSDPQYYKWTQWLLIQLYKEGLLYRDEAYVNWCPGCKTVLANEQVESGKCWRCHSEVGKRKLTQWFIKITEYAEELYWDIDKLEHWPENIKEMQRNWIGRKEGAEIKFHLENGEEFKVFTTRPDTIFGVTFMCISPESKLAEKIAEKNEEVEKYIKESLLLSNIERTREDREKTGVDTGVKVIHPLTGEKLPVFVADFVLGSYGTGLVMCVPAHDQRDFEFARKYNLPIKEVIKGPTPLADKAYTDPGTLINSQMFNGMNSIEASNKIIEYLESKGLGYKSVNYRLKDWLISRQRYWGAPIPMIHCERCGVVPVPEENLPVLLPPPEEVDFIPKARSPLASHPSFGKVECPKCRGKAKRDPDTADTFVDSAWYHFRYLDPRNEREIFDKKEAEKWLPVDLYIGGAEHATGHLIYMRFFTKFLYKLGYSPVNEPVVRLFNQGMVRDEKGEVMSKSKGNVVDPEALIDRVGIDAARVAMFFFGPPQCDIDWKEKDIKGSTRFLTRLYELGVKDLNKKEIRLSESDKEELLYKETEKTTKKVTEDIENFSYNTAIAALMEFLNTILSYKKKDDLFQYALRRFFLLLSPIAPYISEEMYCRFGDKESVFFEDWPSFDPKGIIEDKYILVVQINGKVRGRIEVKKGINKDEAFAIAKEHPNVRRFLDTDKPKKIIFIEDKLLNIVI, from the coding sequence ATGTATCCTTTTAAAGAGATTGAGGAGAAATGGCGAAAGAAATGGGAAGAGTTGGAGCTTTTTAAAACTCCAACGCTTCCTAAAAACAAATATTACATTATGGAGATGTGGCCCTATACTTCTGGTAATATCCATATGGGTCATTTTAGAAATTATTGTTTCGGAGACCTTAGATGGCGATGGGAAAAAATGAAGAAAAAAGATCTTTTACATCCTTTTGGATGGGATGCTTTTGGGCTTCCTGCTGAAGAGGCAGCTATAAAAAGAAATATAAGTCCAAAAAAGTGGACTTATGATAATATAGAAACAGCAAAAAGAACTATAAAAAAAATAGGTCTTAGCTATGATTGGGAAAGAGAGATAGCGACTTCAGATCCACAATACTACAAATGGACTCAATGGCTTCTTATTCAGCTTTACAAAGAAGGGTTACTATATAGAGATGAAGCTTATGTAAATTGGTGCCCTGGGTGTAAGACTGTTCTTGCAAATGAGCAGGTAGAAAGCGGAAAGTGCTGGAGATGCCATTCTGAGGTGGGGAAGAGGAAACTGACTCAATGGTTTATAAAAATAACTGAATATGCAGAAGAATTGTATTGGGATATAGATAAATTGGAACATTGGCCAGAGAATATAAAAGAAATGCAGAGAAATTGGATCGGTAGGAAAGAAGGAGCAGAAATAAAGTTTCATCTTGAAAATGGAGAAGAGTTTAAAGTTTTTACAACTCGTCCTGATACTATTTTCGGCGTAACCTTTATGTGTATATCTCCAGAAAGTAAGCTTGCAGAAAAAATCGCTGAAAAAAATGAAGAGGTTGAAAAATATATTAAAGAATCATTACTTTTAAGTAATATAGAAAGAACAAGGGAAGATAGAGAAAAAACTGGAGTAGATACAGGAGTTAAGGTAATTCATCCTTTAACAGGAGAAAAATTACCGGTTTTTGTTGCAGATTTTGTTCTTGGTTCCTACGGAACAGGTCTTGTTATGTGCGTTCCAGCCCATGACCAAAGAGATTTTGAATTTGCAAGAAAATATAACCTTCCAATAAAAGAAGTGATAAAAGGACCTACTCCACTTGCTGATAAAGCTTATACTGATCCCGGAACCCTAATCAACTCTCAAATGTTTAACGGAATGAATTCTATTGAAGCTTCAAATAAAATAATAGAATATCTTGAGAGTAAAGGACTTGGATATAAATCTGTGAACTATCGCTTGAAGGATTGGTTAATTTCTCGGCAACGGTATTGGGGTGCTCCAATACCGATGATTCATTGTGAGAGATGTGGAGTAGTGCCTGTTCCGGAAGAGAATTTGCCTGTTCTTTTGCCTCCTCCAGAGGAAGTTGATTTTATTCCGAAGGCCCGTTCGCCCTTAGCGAGTCATCCAAGTTTTGGCAAGGTGGAATGTCCTAAATGTAGAGGGAAAGCGAAAAGGGATCCTGATACAGCAGACACCTTTGTAGATTCCGCGTGGTATCATTTTCGGTATCTTGATCCAAGAAACGAAAGAGAAATCTTCGATAAAAAGGAAGCTGAGAAATGGCTTCCTGTTGATCTTTATATTGGGGGAGCAGAACATGCGACAGGACATTTGATATATATGAGATTCTTTACTAAGTTTCTATATAAGCTTGGTTATTCTCCTGTGAATGAACCTGTTGTAAGACTTTTTAATCAAGGAATGGTGCGAGATGAAAAAGGGGAAGTCATGTCAAAATCTAAAGGTAATGTGGTAGACCCTGAAGCTTTGATTGACAGAGTTGGAATAGATGCAGCAAGAGTCGCAATGTTCTTTTTTGGTCCTCCTCAGTGTGACATCGATTGGAAGGAAAAAGATATAAAAGGTTCTACCCGATTTCTAACAAGGCTATATGAACTCGGAGTGAAAGATCTTAACAAGAAAGAGATTAGATTAAGTGAGTCTGATAAAGAAGAACTTCTTTATAAAGAGACAGAAAAGACCACCAAGAAAGTTACGGAAGATATTGAAAATTTTAGTTACAATACAGCTATTGCTGCTTTAATGGAGTTCTTAAATACCATTTTAAGTTACAAAAAGAAAGATGATTTATTTCAATACGCTCTAAGAAGATTCTTTTTGCTATTGTCTCCAATTGCTCCTTATATTTCAGAAGAGATGTATTGTAGATTTGGAGATAAAGAATCTGTTTTCTTTGAGGATTGGCCTTCTTTTGATCCAAAAGGTATAATTGAAGATAAGTATATATTGGTGGTTCAGATAAATGGGAAAGTCCGTGGAAGAATAGAAGTGAAGAAAGGGATTAATAAAGATGAGGCTTTTGCTATTGCAAAGGAACATCCAAACGTAAGACGCTTTTTAGACACAGATAAGCCTAAGAAAATCATTTTTATCGAAGATAAGCTTCTTAACATTGTAATATAA
- a CDS encoding SLBB domain-containing protein gives MIILFGLLILSIPQMQFPIEGSYLKVQVWGEVKEPGIYYVTPSTNLVEAISFAGGPTPRSDLSKVKLVRAIGEKEISFFDVSGYLSGKRKNPPILESGDLVFVPQSFSSKVWDFTKFLGVVGAVAYYFYHFTPNQK, from the coding sequence ATGATAATTTTATTTGGATTACTAATTTTAAGTATACCACAAATGCAGTTTCCTATAGAAGGGAGTTACTTAAAAGTTCAAGTATGGGGAGAAGTTAAGGAACCTGGAATTTATTATGTAACTCCTTCTACAAACCTCGTAGAAGCAATTTCTTTTGCAGGGGGGCCTACCCCAAGATCCGATCTCTCAAAGGTTAAGTTGGTTAGAGCAATAGGTGAAAAAGAGATTTCTTTTTTTGATGTAAGTGGTTATTTAAGTGGTAAGAGAAAGAATCCCCCAATTCTCGAATCAGGTGATTTGGTCTTTGTTCCCCAATCTTTCTCTTCTAAGGTATGGGATTTTACAAAGTTCTTAGGTGTTGTTGGAGCAGTTGCTTACTATTTTTACCATTTTACCCCTAATCAAAAATGA
- the ispG gene encoding flavodoxin-dependent (E)-4-hydroxy-3-methylbut-2-enyl-diphosphate synthase, whose translation MKNRKKTKSVKIGSIEIGGGKPIAIQSMTKTDTHNVEDTVSEIKRLEEEGCELVRVAVPDKEAAGKLGEIKKRIGIPLIADIHYDYLLAIEAVKQGVDKIRINPGNIGTKWKVKEIVKSCKERGIPIRVGANAGSVKKEYIKKFNGITPEALFESVMDEVRILEDLNFDSIVVSIKSSDIKTTVLANQIFSEKRDYPVHIGVTEAGPSGGRGEVYSAIGIGFLLKEGIGDTIRVSLTGDPLREVRIAQYILSALGLRNFGPRIISCPTCGRLQFDIENVVKEVEEKVKRIHLPITIAIMGCSVNGPGEAKEADIGIAGGKNAAVIFKKGKKLAVVKGEKIVEVFLSELNKLIKEEEKWQ comes from the coding sequence TTGAAAAACAGAAAGAAAACTAAGAGCGTTAAAATAGGTTCTATAGAAATAGGTGGGGGGAAACCCATTGCTATCCAATCAATGACTAAAACAGATACACATAATGTCGAAGATACAGTAAGTGAGATAAAAAGGTTGGAAGAGGAAGGTTGCGAGCTTGTAAGAGTAGCTGTTCCTGATAAAGAAGCTGCGGGTAAATTAGGAGAAATAAAAAAAAGGATAGGGATTCCTTTAATAGCGGATATTCATTATGATTATCTTCTTGCGATTGAAGCTGTTAAACAAGGTGTTGATAAAATAAGGATTAATCCTGGGAATATAGGCACAAAATGGAAAGTAAAAGAGATTGTTAAGAGTTGCAAAGAAAGAGGGATTCCTATAAGAGTGGGAGCGAATGCTGGTTCTGTAAAAAAAGAGTATATTAAGAAATTTAATGGTATTACACCAGAAGCTCTTTTTGAATCTGTTATGGATGAAGTAAGAATACTTGAAGATTTAAATTTTGATTCCATTGTAGTTTCAATTAAATCTTCTGATATAAAAACCACTGTTCTTGCGAATCAGATTTTTTCTGAAAAGAGAGACTATCCTGTCCATATTGGTGTTACAGAAGCAGGTCCTTCTGGAGGTAGGGGAGAGGTTTATTCCGCAATTGGAATTGGATTTTTATTGAAAGAGGGAATAGGAGATACAATTCGCGTTTCTCTTACAGGGGATCCATTAAGAGAAGTAAGAATAGCCCAGTATATTCTTTCTGCTCTTGGCTTAAGAAATTTTGGGCCAAGGATAATTTCTTGTCCAACCTGCGGAAGACTGCAATTTGATATTGAAAATGTAGTGAAAGAAGTGGAAGAAAAAGTGAAAAGGATTCACCTTCCTATAACTATTGCTATAATGGGTTGTTCTGTGAATGGTCCTGGAGAAGCAAAAGAAGCGGATATAGGAATTGCTGGAGGTAAAAACGCAGCTGTGATATTCAAAAAAGGAAAAAAATTAGCTGTAGTAAAAGGGGAGAAAATTGTAGAAGTTTTTCTTTCTGAGTTAAATAAATTAATAAAGGAGGAAGAAAAATGGCAATGA